In Rheinheimera sp. MM224, one DNA window encodes the following:
- a CDS encoding nucleotide kinase domain-containing protein: MKIATLHDVFIKKQPPKLSVVFETYWRFAYLRQQAFFSRLYSTQGPWSDDKIINEFKFTNAYRASDRVSQYLIKHVIYSKKWSIQDTVLRTLLFKFFNKIETWQLLEKAFGEISLKTFSVEAYAKVLQEAMDKRITIYSAAYIIPSGPKRDYEGKRKHQFHLTLLRELMQGGFIDDLIACKSMKAAYQRILQIESLGKFLAYQFVTDLNYSDHFQFSEQEFVVPGPGALDGIRKCFTHLGDYTETDIIHFMMDSQEHQFSHLNYPFQNLWGRDLQLIDCQNLFCEVDKYSRVAHPDIMGISGRMRIKQKFKPQKAPVEVWYPPKWGLNDKISKDFSFPELAIM, translated from the coding sequence ATGAAAATTGCCACCCTACATGATGTGTTCATTAAAAAGCAGCCACCAAAACTGTCTGTTGTATTTGAGACCTATTGGAGGTTTGCCTATTTACGTCAGCAAGCATTCTTCAGTCGTTTGTATAGTACGCAAGGACCATGGAGTGATGACAAAATCATTAATGAATTTAAATTTACAAATGCATATCGTGCGTCAGACAGAGTCAGCCAATATCTAATAAAGCATGTGATTTATTCTAAAAAATGGTCAATCCAGGACACTGTACTTCGGACACTTTTGTTTAAATTTTTTAACAAAATTGAGACATGGCAGCTTTTGGAAAAAGCATTTGGTGAAATATCACTGAAGACCTTTTCAGTTGAAGCCTACGCAAAGGTTTTACAGGAGGCAATGGACAAGCGGATAACTATTTATTCTGCGGCCTATATCATACCATCTGGTCCAAAACGTGATTATGAGGGTAAGCGTAAGCATCAGTTTCATCTTACATTATTAAGAGAACTCATGCAGGGAGGCTTCATTGATGATCTGATCGCTTGTAAATCAATGAAAGCGGCTTACCAACGCATTTTACAAATTGAGTCTTTAGGTAAGTTTTTGGCATACCAATTTGTAACTGACTTGAATTATTCAGACCATTTCCAATTTAGCGAGCAAGAGTTTGTTGTTCCTGGGCCTGGCGCACTGGATGGGATTCGGAAGTGTTTTACTCATTTGGGTGATTACACAGAAACGGACATCATTCATTTTATGATGGACAGTCAGGAGCATCAATTTAGTCATTTGAACTACCCTTTTCAAAACCTTTGGGGCCGCGACCTGCAATTAATTGACTGCCAAAATTTATTCTGTGAAGTAGATAAATACTCCCGAGTTGCGCACCCTGACATCATGGGAATAAGTGGCAGAATGCGGATTAAGCAAAAGTTTAAACCGCAAAAAGCACCAGTAGAAGTTTGGTATCCACCAAAGTGGGGCCTCAATGACAAGATTTCTAAAGATTTTTCATTTCCTGAATTGGCGATAATGTGA
- a CDS encoding FecR family protein: MPSKFTLYAMPVVALFSFVLSAQEQVTQEQTKNAGLTLMARGDVTATATDTRQSRDLSRKAPVFNIDQVSTGAQSQAQFRMLDGALLALQSDTELLISEYKAGSATEQGSVVMELVKGSLRTVTGSIKGDAGNYQLKTPVGSIGIRGTTFQLSYINEIMLVGVWDGQIELQITRADGTVQNVTFGGGQSASFAQITAAGQVTPMLSPPAEFAGDTTGGAGNTNSSSSSDAASNTAFTDATNSLSAQGSEDTSFIAEQAYQGSSNQIPVAELIAARSGSYQYASLEQFSVQSTEGTVSNFQASMTIDFDNGTVPQGELSFSDAGGEWFAAFNGVVNVDQLELGVNFASHGNERAQGQIDTLFVDGIDQILGQFVLSEIEDPATTAGGVFLIK, encoded by the coding sequence ATGCCTTCTAAATTTACCTTGTATGCGATGCCGGTAGTCGCTCTGTTTAGTTTTGTCTTATCAGCTCAGGAGCAAGTCACTCAAGAACAAACAAAGAATGCGGGTTTGACGCTAATGGCCAGAGGCGATGTCACGGCAACAGCAACAGATACGCGGCAAAGTCGCGATTTGAGTCGCAAAGCGCCAGTGTTTAATATTGATCAGGTCAGTACAGGAGCACAAAGTCAGGCTCAATTCCGAATGCTCGATGGTGCTTTATTGGCTTTGCAAAGCGACACCGAACTTTTGATTTCCGAGTACAAAGCCGGTTCAGCCACAGAGCAGGGGTCTGTGGTGATGGAGTTGGTCAAAGGCAGTTTACGCACAGTCACTGGCTCCATTAAAGGGGATGCAGGTAACTATCAACTAAAAACACCAGTGGGCAGTATTGGTATTCGTGGTACGACCTTTCAGTTGTCTTATATCAACGAAATTATGCTGGTCGGTGTATGGGATGGCCAGATTGAATTACAGATTACCCGAGCAGATGGTACTGTGCAAAACGTGACTTTTGGTGGCGGGCAGAGTGCTTCTTTTGCACAAATCACTGCGGCTGGGCAGGTGACACCTATGTTGTCTCCTCCCGCTGAATTTGCAGGAGATACAACTGGTGGTGCAGGCAACACCAATTCCAGCAGCAGCTCAGACGCAGCTTCAAATACAGCTTTTACAGATGCGACCAATTCGCTGTCCGCTCAGGGTTCTGAAGATACATCTTTTATTGCAGAGCAAGCCTATCAGGGCAGTAGCAACCAAATCCCGGTAGCTGAGTTGATTGCTGCACGTTCAGGCAGTTATCAATATGCCAGTCTTGAACAATTCAGTGTGCAAAGTACTGAAGGTACTGTGTCAAATTTTCAGGCCAGCATGACGATAGATTTTGACAACGGCACAGTACCGCAAGGTGAGTTGTCTTTTAGTGATGCAGGTGGCGAATGGTTTGCAGCCTTTAATGGTGTGGTGAATGTTGACCAACTGGAACTGGGGGTAAATTTTGCCAGTCACGGTAATGAAAGAGCTCAAGGCCAGATAGATACCCTGTTTGTTGACGGCATTGATCAGATCCTCGGCCAATTTGTGTTGAGTGAAATAGAGGACCCCGCGACCACAGCTGGTGGTGTCTTTTTGATCAAATAG
- a CDS encoding Ig-like domain-containing protein, with amino-acid sequence MYLVLLREFFRWGLVITFCALLVGCGGGSGGEAVSDNPTGGQPPVSPPPVGETPVEMGLMVAFGYNSLVAGSPLRTNQVQSLAVGNGTANYRFPRSGQSISGNITIAVDVADPDGIARVLVGFNGSEQALVLCEASCGTSFSQTVTGVNPRNFGLSPGSLRLELWLEDQLGNRILFDARDIEWLPEAVVGLNSSRTAGSLQVNWSANNSARRYNLYIAEQPGITPENILTKTGGRQFLALTQTGFSVPAVEDSRRYFVLITGVDPSGESLYSEQHVIQPVGAPQFSLPVATADQFNLNEDEVLGGFLLANDSHPDDRSFSLDSLVVRLPENGAVQLNADGSFVYRPAANFVGNDSFIYQITDTQGLTAQALVSLTVLPINDLPVAMDDSYSLNKNTSLSIASPGLLTNDLDLDGDSLVVDSIAVTNPAHGSVQLDLDGAFSYTPIENYVGEDFFVYQLTDEQGGVAQAKVTLRIEMTNAAPVAQNDSYQVGEDEELTVTTAAGLLANDTDPDGDSISLQPELLSTVQNGQLLLASDGSFQYLPDQDFFGTDSFSYQIADPSGLVSAATVVLNVLAQNDPPVVQAASFSVNHNTPLSVAAPGLLAYASDVDDQNLTLDGQVVVAPTKGSVQLSQDGSFSYSANSQATGSDSFVFRVLDRTGASSTGTVVINIIYQASAPVLADASYQIFANSPNGYAFAQLTAADSDPNDTVLFSIVSGNDAGIFSLSTSGLFMVADATQLAQFSGTTKTLVVQAQDSYGLIDQAVLQIQILAIPVIAQPDTYSLAQGSTLTASPGVLANDSESSSATLTASLVSGPAHGQLTLNANGSFVYTPAPTFYGTDSFIYQASNGTYSAQAQVTLNVTYTPPPVQANFDAYTLDEDITLTVTSADSLLLNDSFNPNEAITVSLVQAPPYGTLSLNTDGTFTYQPAANSYGAYYFTYRLTQGAITSDAQVELNISPVNDPPSLQDATVTISDDYIDSQLVLAMTQYDADPGSYSYQILSGNSAGVFAITSGGSIQIANSSSLNASITASYSLVVQVTENGDPSLVDTATVVITVTAAQTFETEVVVDTTFAGGSNLSLEMMLSGEYNDPVQIIPLSDGRSLVLGTVANSSGQDIFVVRLNADGSVDPSYADKGIFRNKVLSIYTTEQAVAGVLTSANELVLLVNYTETASSGFYLVKLSENGSLDSNFGNMLGYVLCEYTPCDSADVQATDLILNHLGHYVVSGSKNGSAFLFEFADSGYQAGWLSTFSTIEEFELVRQDSDHNYYGVGQSSSGHIVIARFSSSFALDISTFGCTPNCVGYQQYDLSLAASMPYDAVLYNDELYVVGSVTESSAPNSPDGLFLKVTYDGSLDPGFGSNAGFTQVGGYAGAPLHYHSVTVDDATGFYVLTSTAETSEDLLSMSRYDLTGQFVLNQPLAVDGQLKAVDLQSDSSGLWLLQHFSNPNYGAAGSVSFNWVGKYQLTSLTPDSAFSADGQRWFNAGFSDDSLLGSQRLVLGSQVNKTLFYGYSYSYVNGSYQQAFVGRLTSSGALDQSFGNHGLVLLADDQLAQMEVNTVLEAGSNQLYVAGSGLNTNNDQIGFVARLDQDGFVDQGFAGGIVDLIPSQLGSYNGSAAVHLQLKADGHLIVGAEYSQSQDNSDIALLQLNTDGSLDAGNFGPSAAGFTLFTEIDTNAQTEERLSQMKLDPADDSIVIAGQYKLMADPRLYVARFNETGLLMNAVNSPSDTFGDAAQGYSVINLVDNTNDQTQYSEYLNALDFDAGQNLIFALSKNYEGDESHYLYRVQRNGLTDTSFNSGSPKLYNSFSDQTPVDLEIKAIHTDAAGRLLMVGTYGVNAWVGRVLLDGSSSDVGRWDPAFEANSATPGAYLFTGFTFSSNFFMQLTSSKVTLGWSNYDAGGYSATLRQYQFYEYENNPI; translated from the coding sequence ATGTACCTAGTTCTGCTTCGGGAGTTTTTTCGGTGGGGGTTAGTTATCACCTTTTGCGCGCTGTTGGTTGGCTGTGGCGGAGGATCGGGTGGTGAAGCCGTATCGGATAACCCTACAGGAGGGCAACCTCCTGTTTCTCCACCTCCGGTAGGCGAAACTCCGGTTGAAATGGGCCTGATGGTTGCTTTTGGTTACAACTCGCTGGTGGCTGGCTCGCCTTTACGAACCAACCAGGTGCAAAGTTTGGCGGTTGGAAATGGCACCGCTAATTATCGGTTTCCGCGTTCAGGACAGAGTATCAGTGGCAATATAACGATCGCTGTGGATGTGGCCGATCCTGATGGAATCGCCAGGGTCCTGGTTGGCTTTAATGGCAGTGAACAGGCTTTGGTATTGTGTGAGGCAAGTTGTGGTACATCCTTCTCACAAACTGTGACTGGGGTGAATCCCCGTAATTTTGGTTTAAGTCCGGGATCCTTGCGCTTAGAACTGTGGCTGGAAGACCAACTGGGCAATCGTATTTTGTTTGATGCTCGTGATATTGAATGGTTACCTGAAGCCGTCGTTGGACTAAACAGCAGTCGCACTGCTGGTTCTTTACAGGTGAACTGGTCGGCTAATAACAGTGCACGCCGCTACAACCTGTATATTGCTGAGCAACCAGGTATTACCCCTGAAAACATCCTGACTAAAACTGGTGGCCGACAATTTTTAGCCCTGACTCAAACGGGTTTTTCTGTACCTGCAGTGGAGGATAGCCGCCGTTATTTTGTGCTGATCACTGGTGTTGATCCATCGGGTGAAAGTTTGTACTCCGAACAGCATGTGATCCAGCCTGTTGGGGCGCCTCAGTTTTCCTTACCTGTAGCTACTGCAGATCAATTTAATCTGAATGAAGATGAAGTACTGGGTGGTTTCTTGCTGGCTAACGACAGTCACCCGGATGATCGCAGCTTTAGCCTGGATAGCCTGGTGGTACGTTTACCTGAAAACGGCGCCGTGCAGCTTAATGCTGATGGTTCCTTTGTCTATAGACCCGCAGCAAACTTTGTCGGCAACGATAGCTTTATTTATCAGATCACCGATACTCAGGGCTTAACAGCACAAGCGCTGGTCAGCCTGACTGTATTACCAATAAATGATCTGCCTGTAGCTATGGACGACAGTTACAGCCTGAATAAAAACACCAGCCTTAGTATTGCCTCTCCTGGTCTTTTAACGAACGATCTGGACCTTGATGGCGATAGCCTTGTTGTCGACAGTATTGCAGTTACAAATCCTGCTCATGGCAGCGTGCAGCTGGATCTGGATGGTGCTTTTAGTTATACGCCAATAGAAAATTATGTAGGCGAAGATTTTTTTGTCTATCAATTAACGGACGAACAGGGCGGTGTTGCGCAGGCTAAAGTGACACTTCGTATTGAAATGACCAATGCAGCTCCTGTTGCACAAAACGACAGCTATCAGGTGGGAGAAGACGAAGAGTTAACAGTGACTACCGCTGCTGGTTTGTTAGCGAATGATACAGATCCCGATGGAGATAGTATTAGCCTGCAACCTGAGCTGCTAAGTACAGTACAGAATGGTCAACTGCTGTTAGCATCGGATGGCAGTTTTCAGTACCTGCCGGATCAGGATTTTTTCGGTACCGACAGCTTTAGCTATCAAATCGCAGATCCCAGCGGTTTAGTAAGCGCTGCAACTGTAGTCTTGAACGTCTTAGCGCAAAATGATCCCCCTGTAGTCCAGGCTGCAAGTTTTTCGGTGAATCACAACACTCCATTATCTGTAGCAGCGCCTGGTTTATTGGCTTATGCCTCTGACGTGGACGATCAAAATTTAACCCTGGATGGCCAGGTTGTTGTTGCGCCAACAAAAGGCTCTGTGCAGCTATCGCAAGATGGCAGCTTCAGTTATTCAGCAAATTCTCAGGCGACTGGTTCTGATAGTTTTGTGTTCAGGGTTCTGGACCGCACAGGTGCTTCCAGCACAGGTACTGTGGTGATCAATATTATTTATCAGGCATCGGCACCTGTTTTAGCTGATGCCAGCTACCAGATATTTGCCAACTCTCCGAATGGGTATGCGTTTGCTCAGTTGACTGCAGCAGACAGCGATCCTAATGACACAGTCTTGTTTAGCATAGTGAGTGGCAATGATGCAGGTATTTTTAGTTTATCAACCTCTGGTCTATTCATGGTTGCGGATGCAACACAACTGGCTCAATTCTCAGGCACAACAAAAACTTTAGTGGTGCAAGCACAGGACAGTTATGGCCTGATTGATCAGGCTGTGTTGCAGATCCAAATTTTAGCTATACCAGTGATAGCTCAGCCTGATACTTATAGTCTGGCGCAGGGTTCAACATTAACAGCTTCTCCAGGCGTGCTGGCCAATGACAGTGAGTCTTCATCCGCCACTTTGACAGCCAGCCTGGTTTCCGGGCCTGCACATGGACAGCTGACGTTAAATGCAAATGGTAGTTTTGTTTATACGCCAGCCCCAACTTTTTATGGCACAGACAGCTTTATCTATCAGGCTTCGAATGGGACTTACAGTGCACAGGCTCAGGTGACTCTGAATGTGACTTATACACCACCCCCCGTACAGGCGAACTTTGATGCGTACACTTTAGATGAAGACATTACTCTGACTGTGACTAGTGCTGACTCATTACTGCTGAACGACAGTTTTAATCCAAATGAAGCCATCACCGTCAGTCTGGTGCAGGCTCCTCCCTATGGCACTTTAAGTTTAAATACAGATGGTACTTTCACTTACCAGCCCGCTGCCAATTCCTACGGTGCTTACTATTTCACTTATCGGTTGACTCAAGGAGCAATCACTTCTGATGCTCAGGTGGAGTTAAACATCAGTCCGGTCAATGATCCGCCGTCGTTACAAGACGCCACAGTGACTATTTCAGATGATTATATAGATAGTCAGCTGGTACTGGCGATGACTCAATACGATGCCGATCCGGGCAGTTACAGTTATCAAATCTTATCCGGTAACTCAGCCGGGGTTTTTGCCATCACTTCGGGTGGCAGTATTCAGATTGCTAACTCATCTTCGCTTAACGCCAGCATCACGGCTTCTTACAGTCTGGTGGTTCAAGTCACGGAAAATGGCGATCCCAGTCTGGTAGATACCGCAACTGTTGTCATTACAGTCACAGCTGCCCAAACTTTTGAAACTGAAGTTGTCGTTGACACTACTTTTGCCGGAGGCTCAAATCTGTCTTTGGAAATGATGCTGAGTGGCGAATACAACGATCCGGTGCAAATTATTCCACTGAGTGATGGTCGCAGTCTGGTGCTTGGCACCGTAGCTAACTCCTCTGGCCAGGATATTTTTGTCGTCCGGCTTAATGCAGATGGCTCTGTTGATCCGAGTTATGCAGACAAAGGTATTTTCAGAAATAAGGTATTGTCTATCTATACGACAGAACAGGCTGTAGCTGGCGTCTTAACCAGTGCCAATGAGCTGGTGCTGTTGGTTAATTATACTGAAACCGCCAGTTCAGGTTTCTATCTGGTTAAACTTAGTGAAAATGGTTCACTGGACAGCAATTTCGGCAACATGCTGGGTTATGTGCTTTGTGAATATACCCCATGCGATAGTGCAGATGTTCAGGCGACCGACCTGATCCTGAATCATTTAGGGCATTATGTGGTATCGGGCAGTAAAAATGGCAGTGCTTTTCTGTTTGAGTTTGCTGACTCTGGTTATCAGGCTGGCTGGCTCAGCACCTTCAGCACTATAGAAGAGTTTGAACTGGTGCGGCAGGACAGTGACCACAATTATTATGGGGTTGGCCAATCGTCTTCTGGTCATATAGTGATTGCCCGTTTTTCATCTTCTTTTGCTTTAGATATCAGCACTTTTGGCTGTACGCCAAACTGTGTTGGATACCAGCAGTATGATTTATCCTTAGCAGCTTCAATGCCTTATGACGCGGTCTTGTACAACGACGAACTCTATGTGGTGGGCAGTGTGACCGAGAGTTCTGCGCCCAACAGCCCGGATGGACTTTTCTTGAAAGTGACATACGATGGCAGTCTGGATCCTGGTTTTGGTAGCAATGCCGGATTTACTCAGGTGGGTGGTTACGCGGGTGCTCCGCTGCATTACCATTCCGTGACTGTCGATGATGCAACAGGTTTTTATGTGCTGACCAGCACAGCGGAAACGAGCGAAGATCTGCTTTCGATGAGTCGCTACGATCTGACGGGTCAGTTTGTTCTTAACCAGCCGCTTGCTGTGGACGGGCAATTAAAAGCTGTGGATCTGCAAAGCGACAGTTCAGGTTTATGGTTGTTGCAGCATTTTAGTAATCCAAATTATGGTGCTGCGGGTAGTGTCAGTTTTAACTGGGTAGGCAAATATCAGTTGACTAGTCTGACTCCGGACAGCGCATTTTCAGCAGATGGTCAGCGTTGGTTTAATGCGGGTTTCAGCGATGACAGCTTACTGGGTAGTCAGAGGTTAGTACTTGGTAGTCAGGTGAATAAAACGCTGTTTTATGGCTACAGCTATTCTTATGTAAATGGCAGCTATCAACAGGCTTTTGTCGGCAGACTCACCTCCAGTGGCGCTTTGGATCAGAGCTTTGGCAATCATGGCCTGGTGTTACTGGCTGATGATCAACTGGCACAGATGGAAGTGAATACAGTGCTTGAAGCTGGTTCGAATCAGTTATACGTGGCAGGTTCAGGCCTGAATACAAACAATGATCAGATCGGTTTTGTAGCCAGATTGGATCAAGATGGCTTTGTCGATCAAGGGTTTGCTGGCGGTATTGTTGATTTAATCCCAAGCCAGTTGGGCAGCTACAACGGATCAGCGGCAGTGCATTTACAGCTAAAAGCAGATGGTCATCTGATTGTAGGGGCTGAATACAGCCAATCTCAGGACAATTCTGATATTGCCTTGTTGCAATTGAATACCGATGGCTCCTTGGACGCAGGTAACTTTGGTCCATCAGCAGCAGGTTTTACGCTATTTACTGAAATAGACACAAACGCTCAGACCGAAGAAAGACTCAGTCAGATGAAACTGGATCCGGCGGATGACTCTATAGTCATTGCTGGTCAATACAAACTAATGGCAGATCCCAGACTTTATGTCGCCCGTTTTAATGAAACAGGCCTGCTGATGAATGCTGTCAATAGCCCTTCCGATACTTTTGGAGATGCAGCACAAGGCTACAGCGTGATCAATCTGGTCGATAACACCAATGATCAAACCCAATACTCAGAATACCTGAATGCATTGGATTTTGATGCCGGACAGAATCTGATTTTTGCCCTGTCGAAAAATTATGAAGGAGATGAATCGCATTATTTGTATCGAGTACAGCGCAATGGTTTGACCGACACTTCATTTAACTCTGGTAGTCCAAAATTGTACAACAGCTTCAGCGATCAGACGCCTGTTGATTTGGAGATTAAAGCTATCCATACCGATGCGGCAGGCCGATTACTGATGGTGGGCACTTATGGTGTGAATGCTTGGGTTGGACGAGTGTTGTTGGACGGCAGTAGTTCTGATGTAGGGCGCTGGGATCCTGCTTTTGAAGCGAACTCTGCGACGCCAGGGGCTTACCTATTTACCGGATTTACCTTCTCCAGCAATTTTTTTATGCAACTGACCAGCAGCAAAGTCACCTTGGGCTGGAGTAACTACGATGCTGGTGGCTACAGTGCAACACTGCGGCAATATCAATTTTATGAATATGAAAACAATCCCATTTAG
- a CDS encoding tetratricopeptide repeat protein, giving the protein MEKVGGHKAKSKPASLLRIFILSLLGSVAFSLQAETLSIEQQKTKFIQLVQSGQLAEAYQLAEALEAELAGDADFDMAYGRIALQVGQNDRAVFALERVVAEKPQWQQARFTLAQAYYKTKNYPAALRQLAELEQQPQADLAEPVAKLRSAAEWEQNKLSGYQRHKIKYAFGHDDNVNSGTAEDRIFIPSLGEIDVFPQSKASSDYFHQLGYSFDGRWQQDQRYAWLADAQLSATQFNQLSEFDRETLAARFGYEADYQQYSYSLRAYSRPLRLGGQLYRNDWGGQISGQYQLNGLHSLGLQWVSGRSDNRIDDRLNLTVHAISASWEGKGSRWINQANISFSTERSRLDSADYNSRDVSSLSYTSIWLASASHILIGRAEVQDIRYKASHPLFGLKRDESLFSVSGSWIWQYSASISTELRCSYTDKNSLVTLYEYDRTECVLGANYAF; this is encoded by the coding sequence GTGGAAAAAGTCGGGGGACATAAGGCGAAAAGCAAACCAGCGTCTTTGTTGCGTATCTTCATACTTAGCCTGCTGGGTAGTGTTGCTTTTTCGCTACAGGCTGAAACGCTTAGCATTGAACAGCAAAAAACAAAGTTTATTCAGTTGGTGCAATCTGGTCAGCTGGCTGAGGCTTATCAGCTGGCAGAGGCGTTAGAAGCAGAACTGGCAGGCGACGCTGATTTTGATATGGCGTATGGCCGTATCGCCTTGCAGGTTGGTCAAAATGACAGAGCTGTGTTTGCGCTTGAGCGGGTTGTGGCTGAAAAACCACAATGGCAGCAAGCTCGCTTTACTTTGGCTCAGGCCTATTACAAAACAAAAAATTATCCTGCGGCTTTACGTCAGCTCGCTGAATTGGAACAACAACCTCAGGCCGATTTAGCCGAGCCTGTTGCCAAACTGCGCAGTGCAGCCGAATGGGAGCAAAATAAGTTAAGTGGTTATCAGCGACATAAAATCAAATATGCTTTTGGTCATGATGACAATGTGAACAGTGGCACAGCGGAAGACCGGATTTTTATCCCGTCTCTCGGTGAGATTGATGTGTTTCCGCAAAGTAAAGCAAGCAGTGATTACTTCCATCAGTTGGGGTATAGCTTCGATGGGCGCTGGCAGCAAGATCAACGTTATGCCTGGTTAGCTGATGCGCAGTTGAGTGCTACTCAGTTTAATCAGTTATCCGAGTTTGATCGCGAAACACTGGCTGCACGTTTTGGCTACGAGGCTGATTATCAACAGTACAGTTACAGCCTGCGTGCCTATAGCAGACCTCTTCGGTTAGGCGGTCAGCTGTATCGTAATGACTGGGGCGGCCAAATTAGCGGTCAGTATCAATTAAATGGGCTGCACTCTTTGGGCTTACAGTGGGTTTCAGGCCGTTCTGACAACAGAATAGATGACAGATTAAATCTGACTGTACATGCCATCAGCGCATCATGGGAGGGCAAGGGCAGCCGTTGGATTAATCAGGCTAATATCAGCTTTTCCACTGAACGCAGCCGTCTGGATAGTGCTGATTACAACAGCAGAGACGTCAGTTCATTAAGTTACACCAGTATCTGGTTGGCCAGCGCTTCTCATATTTTGATTGGCAGGGCAGAAGTTCAGGATATTCGTTATAAAGCATCCCATCCGTTATTTGGTCTTAAGCGGGACGAATCGTTATTTTCCGTCAGCGGTAGCTGGATTTGGCAGTATTCGGCCTCCATCAGCACTGAACTCAGATGTAGCTACACTGATAAGAACAGCCTTGTCACTTTGTATGAGTATGACCGCACTGAATGTGTGCTAGGAGCCAATTATGCCTTCTAA
- a CDS encoding YifB family Mg chelatase-like AAA ATPase: protein MALALVHSRARSGLQAPLVTVEVHLSRGLPGFQLVGLPETSVKEAKDRVRSALINSGFEFPDHKITVNLAPADLPKEGGRFDLAIALGILHASGQLQADLSGYEFFGELALSGEIRSIVGEIPLALACKMAGHIAVFPLQNAVQAQQIPDMQLCGAEHLLQLHAFLLHQQALPAIPAIPHTEAELYPDLAEVRGQAQAKRALEIAAAGEHNLLMFGPAGTGKSMLAQRLPGILPTLTDQEALETAAIYSVAAQPRTLQQWHQRPFRQPHHTCSAVALVGGGVNSTK, encoded by the coding sequence ATGGCACTGGCCTTAGTTCACAGCAGAGCCCGCAGCGGTTTGCAGGCGCCGCTGGTCACAGTGGAGGTGCACCTGAGCCGGGGTTTGCCTGGATTTCAGTTGGTAGGCTTACCTGAAACTTCTGTCAAAGAAGCCAAAGACAGAGTACGCAGTGCACTGATTAACAGTGGTTTTGAGTTTCCGGATCATAAAATTACCGTCAATCTGGCCCCTGCAGATCTGCCCAAAGAAGGCGGGCGTTTTGATTTGGCGATAGCCCTTGGCATATTGCATGCGAGCGGTCAGCTACAAGCAGATTTATCCGGTTATGAGTTTTTTGGTGAGCTGGCGTTGTCGGGTGAAATTCGTAGCATAGTCGGAGAAATTCCCTTAGCTTTGGCCTGTAAAATGGCTGGGCATATCGCCGTGTTTCCGTTACAAAATGCCGTGCAAGCGCAACAAATTCCAGATATGCAGCTCTGTGGTGCCGAACATTTGTTACAGCTGCACGCCTTTTTATTACACCAGCAGGCCTTACCTGCTATTCCGGCAATTCCACATACTGAAGCTGAACTTTATCCGGATCTGGCCGAAGTGCGCGGTCAGGCTCAGGCGAAAAGAGCACTGGAAATTGCCGCAGCCGGTGAACACAACTTGCTGATGTTTGGACCTGCAGGCACAGGTAAATCTATGCTGGCACAACGTTTACCCGGCATTCTCCCGACATTAACGGATCAGGAAGCATTAGAAACTGCTGCGATTTATTCTGTGGCAGCACAACCTCGTACTTTACAACAATGGCACCAGCGACCTTTTCGCCAGCCTCACCACACCTGCTCCGCCGTCGCATTGGTAGGGGGTGGTGTGAATTCCACTAAATAA